Proteins found in one Verrucomicrobiota bacterium genomic segment:
- a CDS encoding FeoA family protein — translation MPFNDRPLTLLAVGHTGLITTLGVSGAEKARLQELGLVTGTAIELVRFAPLGDPVEIKVRGSYLTLRKHEADQVMVTPKG, via the coding sequence ATGCCATTCAATGACCGACCTCTGACCCTGCTGGCGGTGGGACACACTGGCCTGATCACAACTTTGGGCGTTTCCGGGGCGGAGAAAGCGCGCTTGCAGGAATTGGGTCTGGTAACCGGCACCGCGATTGAATTGGTGCGCTTCGCCCCCTTGGGTGATCCGGTGGAAATCAAGGTGCGCGGCTCCTATTTGACGTTGCGCAAACACGAAGCCGACCAAGTCATGGTAACGCCAAAAGGCTAA